From the genome of uncultured Methanobacterium sp.:
GTTTCCCCATTTGCAAGTTGTATAAGTAGAGATCCGCCGGTTTCATTCCCCTTTGCTATTAATGAATCTCCTGCTGAGATCATGGTGTTCCTATCAGGACCATAAATCCAGGATTCCTGCCGCCTTATGGCAATAACAGTCATACCAGTTCTGGTAGCAAGTAAAAGCTCGCCTAAAGATTTATCAATTAATTCTGAACCTTCAGCAATTTTAACCCTCATTATAACTTCATCAGACTCTTCCATAACCATTTTAAATACTGGATGTGGTTTCATGTCTTTTAAAACAAGGTCTGCTATATCTTTTGCTGAGTCAGCGATGGTTTCTGCAGCTTCCCCCACTTCAAGAAGAGCGGTTAATTTTTCTGCATCCTCTACTGTCCTTGCAGCGAGGAGTGACTCTTTTTTGATCTGATAGTTAAGTCTGTTAACTTTGTTTTCTAGTTTTATAACTTCCTCTGCCGCGTCTTTACTGTTAAAAAGCAGTGCAGAATAAGCTAAATCAACCATTAATTCGGACATATTCTTCATTTCAATTAAAATGTCCTTAATACTTTTAGGCACCTTTCATCCTCCAAATATATCTAAGTTTAATAAACTATAATATGAATACTTTAAAAATCTTTTCATAACAACTGATCTCTAGTAATTCCTCTCAAATATAGTTATATTATTTTTGCATGGCTTAATTTAATGGTCCTTATTGGTTTGGTGTGTCTCAAATGATTACATTCCCCACCTAGGTTCACCAAGGGTGATAAAATGTATGCGAGTGGGAGATGGAAAGCATAGATAATGAAAACTTCCGCTTTAAGACATTGCTTCCTCACTAGATGCATCCCCAAATATTATTATTCATAAAAAAACAACTTATAGTAAGGGGGTTGAAAAAAATGGAAAGTTTTGGTAAGAATGATATTTTAAAGCTGGCAGGATCCTTTTTAATTGTTATTATTTTTGCAGCCATAGGTAGCCTGGCTACCTTTTCTCAAATACCAACCTGGTATGCGACTCTAATTAGGCCAGAATGGGCACCACCAAACTGGGTGTTCCCAGTGGTCTGGACTACTCTTTACATCTTAATGGCCCTTGCATTATTCCTGGTCTGGAAGAAAGGTCTGGAAACCAAACCCGCAAAAGTGGCAGTAGCCGTATTTTTAGTGCAACTGGCCCTAAACGCCCTATGGTCGGTGGTATTCTTCGGACTCCATTCCATTGTAGGGGGATTGGGACTGATAGTAATGCTGTGGGTATTAATACTGGCCAACATCATTGTATTCTACCGAATATCCAAATGGGCCGGTATATTCCTCATACCCTACATAATATGGGTGACAATAGCCAGTTACCTCAATTACACGGTTTACATCCTAAATCCATAGTTTAATACATGAAAACTAGGGTTACAATTAATCAATACCCTAATATTCTTTTTTTATTGAGTTGGTTTTTTGATTCTAAATTTGGTGAATTGTTGAATTAACAGTGTGGTTAAGTTTAAAAATCAGAATCCATATAATTCTAGCACAAAATAAAAAAAAGAGAAAGATATGAATAATATGGAACCTGTACCCATAAAATCCCCTCTTAAGGGGGAGTGGATGGTCTTAAATAGCCCTGGCACCAAAGTTCCCAGTCATGGTACTCATTCTTTTGCAACAACCTATGCCTACGACCTCATGCAGGTTGACTGGACCAAAAAACCGGTTAAATTCCACAGGAAAAGTACTCTGGATCATATTTTAGGCAGAGTGCATTTGAATGATTGTTACGCTTACGGAAAACCTATTTCTGCACCCATTTCTGGCAGGGTAGTTGAAGCCCTTGACGGATACCCTGAACGCGACCCGGTACAGCCACTCCGTGATATTTCAGTGGCCTTCAAGAATGCCTGGTTTTTTAATCCCCGCAAACATAACATCCAGGATATTGCCGGTAATTTCGTTATAATTCAAGGTGACCAAGCATGGGATGGAGTGTGGGCATTTCTGGGTCATATGAAAACTGGTTCGGTAAAAGTAAAAAACGGCGAGACAATCGAATCAGGTGATCTCATCGGGAATGTGGGACATTCCGGTAACTCTACAGCTCCTCACCTTCATTTCCAGCTTATGGATGGTCCTGATGCAACCACTGCCCGGGGTATTCCCTGTTGTTTTGCTGAATATGAATTATGCCAGGATAAACACTGGATTAAGGTAGAAAAGGGAATACCAAAAAACGAGGATAGGATTCGTTTCTAGTGACAGGATTTACAGGATTTGTTTTAATGGTGGGATTTGTTTATGGACAGGATTTGTTTTTAATGTTTTCCTAGTGGGATATTTGTCTGGAAAAACTCGCATGATATGTGAAAAAGGACATGTGAAAACATTACTTACATCTGGACACGGGATCATTTCTGGTTAGATTTCATTTATGGTTGATGTCGTGATGGAATTGTTAGTTAATTTTATATGTAATGATTAATAATGTTAAATTGATTATCATGTTTTATCATGATAAATTAATCAGTTTGTAAGTGATGTGTTATGTTAAGAATAAAAGGAATATACGAACTCCCTCATGAAGAAGATGGATTCAGAATCTTAATTGATGAATCCTGGCCTAAAAACTTATCCCGAGAAGAAGCTCAAGTTGATTTATGGCTTAAAGATATATCCCCTCCAGATCAACCCCAATGGGAGGATGGGGATCGTATACTCTCTGTTAGTGTTGAAGGGGAAAATCCTGAGGAACTTTGGAGGCAAACTGCCCTAAAACTTATCAGGGATACTGAAAAAGAGAAAGGGACTGTCACCTTTTTATGCTCCACTCTCCAGAGCATAAGACAGTTGCAGTTTTAAACCAGTCACAGTTTAAATCACTCCCAGTTTTAAAGATACTCCCTTTCAAATCCTTACTTTTTTTATCAGGAGACTTTAAAGGTGTGGTAATTATTCATTACTTATCATTCCCTCTACCTCAACTGCCTTGACATTCATTCATCATAGTAATCTTCACCAAGGTGTTTAGTGAATCCTTGGAAAGTAAGCTCTGTGAATGAAAGTGAAGCTCCTATGATAACTAAAAAATTCGTTCTCCTGGACATTGATTACATCACCCGAAATCAGGAACCCGTCATAAGGCTGTTCGGTAAGCTCCTGGGAGAAAATGAAGAAGGACACATCATAGTTCTGGATAAGAGCTTCAAACCTTACATCTATGTTGTTCCTTCTGATCCTTCCCACATCGATGACTGCACACGTCAGTTAAGCGATTTAAATCTTCTCTCGGTGGAACAAGTAAGTAAAAATGATATGGGTGAATTGAAAGAGGTCCTGAAAGTGACCTTTAAACATCCTCAGGATATTCCTAAACTCAGGGATAAAATATTGAATTTGAAGTCTGTGAAGGAAATTAAAGAACATGATATTCCATTTTACCGCAGATATCTCATAGATCACGGGCTTTTCCCCTTAAATGTGGTTGAAGTTCAGGGTAAAGTCTTAAATTCAGCCCGATCTTCACGGGGATCACAAGGACATGGATCACAGGGATTACAGGGACCAACCAAAACAGGAGGTCCAGAGAAAAGTCCCACTCCAAAACCCTGTATCTTCCAAGTGGAAAAGTCCCCCACCCCTCTGGAATCCAGTTTACCTGACCTCACATTTTTGAGTTTTGATATCGAAGTCTACAACCCCCGGGGTATGCCTCAATCCGACCTGGATCCCATTATCCTGATTAGTTTCTCCAGTAACCATGGCTTCAGGAAAGTTATATCCACCAAAAATACTCCAGATTCCTCCGACCTCAACGGTTCACCCCTAGACTTTGTGGAAGTAGTGGCCAATGAAAAGGAATTACTGGAGAAATTCGTGGAAACTGTGCAATCAGAAAACCCGGATGTCATTCTGGGCTACAATTCTGATTCCTTTGACTTCCCCTATATCTGTGACCGGGCAGCTAAACTGGGGGTGCCTCTTAAGCTGGGAATAGATGGATCATCACCCAAGTTCACCAGAATAGGTTTCAGCAACTCCGCAATGATCAGAGGCCGGGTTCACATTGACCTTTACTCCAATACCCGCCGTTATATGCATCTGGCCCATCACACTCTGGAGCATGTTTACCTTGAACTATTTGGGAAGGGGAAACTGGACATCCCTGGAGATGATATCTACATCTACTGGGATGAAGGAGGCCTGAGACTGGAAGCTCTATTCCATTACTCCCTAAGTGATGCAGAAGCAGTTACCCAGATTGGGGAGCGGATGCTACCTCTCAGCACGGAATTAACCCGTATTGTAGGCCAACCCTTGTTTGATGTAGCCCGCATGGCATCGGGACGACTGGTTGAGTGGTACTTAATAAGAAAATCATTTGAACAGGGATATTTAGTGCCTAATAAACCCTCTTCTGCCCAATTAACCAAGCGGGAAGGTAAACATGTGGTGGGTGGTTATGTCAAAGAACCAGTGACTGGTTTGCACGAGAATATTGTCTACTTTGATTTCAGAAGCCTGTATCCCAGTATAATAATCTCCAAGAACATTTCCCCGGATAGTCTCACCAGTGGGGAAGATTGCCATATCTCACCGGAGTACGGTCATAAATTCCTTAAAGAACCAGTGGGTTTTATTCCATCGGCCATTGGCCAGATACTCCAGGATCGAATAAAAATCAAATCCCAAATGAAAGAATCACAGGATGATTACCAGATCAGTGTCCTGAACAATCAGCAGGAAGCCCTGAAACGACTGGCCAATACATTTTATGGACTATACAATCACAGTACATTCAGGTGGTATAGCTTGAAATGTTCAGAATCCATCACTGCCTGGGGGAGAGATTTCCTGAAAAAAACCATGGAAGACTCTGAAAAACAAGGATTCAAACCAGTCTACGCAGATACGGATGGATTCTTTGCAACCTATGTTGGCCCAATGGATTAAGGGTAACTATTATTCAATTCAATTAAAATAATTCCATGCCTGTTTAAAAGAACATTAGTGGGTGGGAAATCCCACCATCATCCATCCACAAATAGCTTAATTTAATCACCTTATGGTTTACCCACTAAAAACTCGGCCACACCATAACCTTCCTTACCATCCCAGTCATATTTGGAAATAGTTTCAATGAGAATCATCTTCTCATCAACTGGAACCATTCCAAATCGGATAACTTCTCCATCAACTGAATACTGGGAACCATTTTTATCAAACAGGTTCATTTTAAACGTGGATGGGATTCCATTATCCAATTTCAGATCTATGTCTGATTTTGTCAGTGGCTGGTTAGCTGAATCGGTGTAGAAGTATCCTGCGTCTATATCCCCTTCATCAACTGAGAGTTTGGTTATGTTAAAAGCCGCTTCATGAGAAAACTCGGAGTTTATCCACATCCACATCTTGGGAGATCCCCATTCCCTTACCCCACGGCTCAGGTCTCTTTCACCCAGTGCTTCAATTTCAAACACATCTCCATCAACTTCGACTTTTCCCACTGCTTTTCCAAACTGTTCATAATGTTCGGAGGCTACATTAGATGACATTTCAGTCTGTTTTTCATCAACACAATCCACATAATCCATAACCGGGTTTAAAGCTTCCCAGGTTACATTCATCTTAACCTTGAATTCCTGGGGAACTTCTCCCCGTGGGTCAAAAATGGAACCATTATATTTAAGTCTCCATTTACCTGATTCAAGTTCCTGGTAATCCAAACCGGCAATCTCAAGTGGATTATCATCGCATGGTGTTTCTAATTTAATACCGGCGATCTGCTGGGGAGACATTATAAAGAAGAACATTGATTTTTCATTTTTATTGACCTTGTTCCCAATACGCATAAAGGCGGTCAAATCGTTATTTTTATCATGAAAATTAAAATAATAGCTTTCATTCCATTCTTCATGTTTTTTCAGACTTTCTAGATCAACATCCATTACAATCACCGACTTAATAATCACAGACTTTATAATCCTCGACTTATAATCCTCTATTTTCCAGTTTATTCCTTATTATTCCTTATTCTTTTTTATACACAACCCCTTCATTACCATCCACCACCAGTTCTTCACCGGTTTTAAATATAGTAGTAGCTCCTTTAACCGCAGTTACAGCGGGTATTCTATATTCTCTGGAAATAACCGCTCCATGGGATAATATTCCTCCGGTTTCGGTGATGAGGCCACCCACCTTTGAGAATACTGCGGTCCAGGCTGGATCGGTGTTACTGGTAATTAGAATTTCATCATCTTCCAGTTGTGATAATTCTCCAATGGATTCTACAACCCGTGCTATGCCCGTGAATATTCCTGGACTTGCTGCTGCACCGTAAATTGCATTCTGGTCATATTCAGTCACGGTATCATCAAATTCAATCCCATTTTTTAGGAATTTCGGTGGAAGAGATGATTTGTATCTGTAAAATTCCTTCTTCCTCTTTAGAATTTCATCCTGTAATGAGAGGATATCTTCAGAAAAGGTTTCTTCCTTTAGTTTTTCAGAAAGGATACTTCCCTCTAGTTTTTCCGAAAGAATATTTCCATTTAGCGCTGTTGTTTGGGGGAGATCGCTTGTATCAAAAAATGAGAATAACTCCTTTTCATAAAGGAAGAAAACATCATCCACCTCTCCAATGATTTGCATATTAGCTAATCTCCTTCCCATATCCCGGAGCATCAGTCTCTGACGGAAAAGCAGGTGATCCAGGTAGAATCTCTGATTTTCCCTGAAGGTTAAGTAGGTCTGGGCTAAATCAAGCACCACTCCAAATATTTTCTCTTTGAAAAATCCGCCTCTTAGTTTCTTTATCCTACTTGAAACTTCCTTTTCGGTTTTAAACCTGTTGGCA
Proteins encoded in this window:
- a CDS encoding DNA-directed DNA polymerase, with the translated sequence MITKKFVLLDIDYITRNQEPVIRLFGKLLGENEEGHIIVLDKSFKPYIYVVPSDPSHIDDCTRQLSDLNLLSVEQVSKNDMGELKEVLKVTFKHPQDIPKLRDKILNLKSVKEIKEHDIPFYRRYLIDHGLFPLNVVEVQGKVLNSARSSRGSQGHGSQGLQGPTKTGGPEKSPTPKPCIFQVEKSPTPLESSLPDLTFLSFDIEVYNPRGMPQSDLDPIILISFSSNHGFRKVISTKNTPDSSDLNGSPLDFVEVVANEKELLEKFVETVQSENPDVILGYNSDSFDFPYICDRAAKLGVPLKLGIDGSSPKFTRIGFSNSAMIRGRVHIDLYSNTRRYMHLAHHTLEHVYLELFGKGKLDIPGDDIYIYWDEGGLRLEALFHYSLSDAEAVTQIGERMLPLSTELTRIVGQPLFDVARMASGRLVEWYLIRKSFEQGYLVPNKPSSAQLTKREGKHVVGGYVKEPVTGLHENIVYFDFRSLYPSIIISKNISPDSLTSGEDCHISPEYGHKFLKEPVGFIPSAIGQILQDRIKIKSQMKESQDDYQISVLNNQQEALKRLANTFYGLYNHSTFRWYSLKCSESITAWGRDFLKKTMEDSEKQGFKPVYADTDGFFATYVGPMD
- a CDS encoding potassium channel family protein, giving the protein MKNMSELMVDLAYSALLFNSKDAAEEVIKLENKVNRLNYQIKKESLLAARTVEDAEKLTALLEVGEAAETIADSAKDIADLVLKDMKPHPVFKMVMEESDEVIMRVKIAEGSELIDKSLGELLLATRTGMTVIAIRRQESWIYGPDRNTMISAGDSLIAKGNETGGSLLIQLANGETKLEDLEYEDYAEE
- a CDS encoding DUF488 family protein, whose amino-acid sequence is MLRIKGIYELPHEEDGFRILIDESWPKNLSREEAQVDLWLKDISPPDQPQWEDGDRILSVSVEGENPEELWRQTALKLIRDTEKEKGTVTFLCSTLQSIRQLQF
- a CDS encoding TspO/MBR family protein, with the translated sequence MESFGKNDILKLAGSFLIVIIFAAIGSLATFSQIPTWYATLIRPEWAPPNWVFPVVWTTLYILMALALFLVWKKGLETKPAKVAVAVFLVQLALNALWSVVFFGLHSIVGGLGLIVMLWVLILANIIVFYRISKWAGIFLIPYIIWVTIASYLNYTVYILNP
- a CDS encoding M23 family metallopeptidase: MVLNSPGTKVPSHGTHSFATTYAYDLMQVDWTKKPVKFHRKSTLDHILGRVHLNDCYAYGKPISAPISGRVVEALDGYPERDPVQPLRDISVAFKNAWFFNPRKHNIQDIAGNFVIIQGDQAWDGVWAFLGHMKTGSVKVKNGETIESGDLIGNVGHSGNSTAPHLHFQLMDGPDATTARGIPCCFAEYELCQDKHWIKVEKGIPKNEDRIRF